A single window of Silurus meridionalis isolate SWU-2019-XX chromosome 11, ASM1480568v1, whole genome shotgun sequence DNA harbors:
- the proser1 gene encoding proline and serine-rich protein 1 isoform X1 — MDKKSFDIVLDEIRKCVLTDQRIKAIEQVHGYFSSEQVIDILKYFSWAEPQVKAVKAFQHKMVAIPTTKVANILNTFTFSKDKLMVLELIALNISDAHNYLPVEEQFRTHLAEKKRARRILEQVCKVGCKAPVAIMSSCGMIPGNPYPKGKPSQVTGTFPGLPPRKEGEEASNEGKGIANRIIGPCKPSPSTYNPHRPIPYPIPPCRPHATIAPSAYNNAGLMSVGGVITANVPPPPYTATPKSAAYARPANVHISTSGVSATSTISPTSSTTPTPASSQAQPTTPVTPVFPGVVSSQSPVTHSPGPGPTSSVIRSPPLLAGSPQVTPNPSGHSTPTPTGLPSSGRNTPSVIRSHTPSGTPGIPPPPYGTSRSGTPSGIPTSKGAADTSQSLALFSKGFLPSAEPHSTPNSKCSNNSVIRSYTPTGAPAGRSTPMQLMGTLSSGTSMAPCTSSPNSCSGGSQNGAGNPAMYSDQPPSSVVQHSRGSGSGSNSPVPSAFKGPSSRSGTPSLSSLVMPNSGVLARSLGRSHSAASPLGSLVSQSVGSPATSFQGISPFTALSTSSPLTGAQSSMHSSVSSAQSAPSIAYCDPTGASSPFGLGLTTATSMIPGLAPGQSPGFPGFGASGPSAAGSPVLSSFMGLPCASSSVATVAPLQAAAVAAVAGVPSTSPVLPGFASAFSSNFNPTLVGQPGGGLQAPGGAAFPGLLSFPPGVPGFSSGAAPAALSGLHNPAVQSALLQAHSASALESFPPQPNGFTSYPAGSPFTPSAAGAPFSLQPGLHPQLGWQ; from the exons ATGGATAAGAAATCCTTTGACATAGTTTTGGATGAAATCAGAAAG tgtgttttgACTGATCAGAGGATTAAAGCAATAGAGCAGGTGCATGGATACTTCTCCAGTGAACAG GTGATCGACATTCTGAAATACTTCTCCTGGGCAGAGCCTCAGGTGAAGGCAGTGAAAGCATTCCAGCAT AAAATGGTGGCGATCCCGACAACCAAGGTCGCAAACATCTTGAACACGTTCACTTTTTCGAAAGACAAGCTCATGGTGCTGGAGCTGATAGCTCT GAATATTTCCGACGCCCATAATTACTTGCCAGTTGAGGAGCAGTTCCGCACACACTTGGCAGAAAAGAAACGTGCACGACGTATTCTTGAGCAG GTGTGCAAAGTGGGATGTAAAGCCCCAGTGGCAATAATGTCCTCTTGTGGCATGATTCCTGGGAACCCTTATCCTAAAGGCAAACCCAGCCAGGTCACCGGAACCTTCCCT GGATTGCCCCCTagaaaagaaggagaggaagCGAGTAATGAAGGGAAAGGGATTGCAAACCGCATCATCGGACCCTGCAAACCT TCCCCATCGACCTACAACCCACACAGGCCTATACCTTACCCGATTCCTCCCTGCAGGCCGCATGCCACCATTGCACCAA GTGCATACAACAATGCAGGCCTGATGTCAGTAGGAGGGGTCATCACAGCAAATGTGCCCCCTCCTCCCTACACTGCCACTCCAAAGTCAGCAG CTTACGCTCGACCTGCCAATGTGCACATTTCTACCTCTGGTGTCTCTGCCACCTCAACCATCTCACCTACCAGTTCGACGACTCCTACCCCCGCCAGTTCCCAGGCTCAACCCACAACTCCAGTCACCCCCGTTTTCCCTGGCGTGGTCTCTTCTCAGAGTCCTGTTACCCATTCTCCTGGCCCTGGCCCCACTTCATCTGTTATCAGAAGCCCTCCTTTACTTGCTGGCTCTCCTCAGGTTACACCCAACCCCAGTGGTCATAGCACCCCAACTCCCACTGGCCTACCATCTTCTGGCAGGAACACTCCTTCAGTTATCCGATCCCACACCCCTTCTGGAACACCAGGCATACCTCCACCACCTTATGGTACATCCCGCTCTGGAACACCTTCAGGCATTCCTACTTCTAAGGGGGCAGCTGATACTTCTCAGAGCCTAGCACTTTTCTCCAAGGGTTTTCTGCCTTCTGCTGAGCCCCACTCAACTCCTAATTCAAAATGCTCTAACAATTCAGTCATTCGCAGTTATACACCTACAGGAGCACCAGCTGGACGTTCCACTCCTATGCAGTTAATGGGTACCTTATCTTCAGGTACCTCAATGGCACCCTGTACATCCAGTCCCAATTCATGTTCTGGTGGATCTCAGAATGGGGCAGGTAACCCTGCAATGTATAGCGACCAGCCCCCAAGCTCAGTGGTCCAGCACAGTAGAGGCAGTGGCAGTGGCAGTAACAGTCCAGTCCCCTCTGCTTTCAAAGGGCCTTCATCCAGGTCGGGCACACCTTCACTAAGCTCACTAGTGATGCCCAACTCTGGTGTTCTGGCTCGCTCACTGGGCCGGAGCCATAGCGCAGCCTCTCCCCTGGGCAGTCTAGTCTCCCAATCTGTAGGCAGTCCTGCCACATCATTTCAAGGCATCTCTCCCTTTACCGCACTGTCCACATCATCACCTCTAACTGGAGCTCAATCCTCCATGCACTCTTCAGTTTCTTCCGCTCAATCAGCGCCTTCCATTGCATACTGTGACCCCACTGGGGCTTCATCACCCTTTGGCCTTGGACTCACCACAGCCACCTCTATGATCCCAGGCCTGGCCCCAGGACAGAGTCCTGGCTTCCCTGGGTTTGGGGCTTCAGGCCCTTCAGCAGCAGGCAGTCCTGTACTTTCGTCCTTTATGGGGCTTCCATGTGCCTCTTCCTCAGTGGCCACAGTGGCTCCTCTTCAAGCTGCTGCAGTGGCCGCAGTGGCCGGTGTCCCCTCCACCTCACCTGTGCTTCCAGGCTTCGCCTCCGCATTTAGTTCTAACTTCAACCCCACTTTGGTGGGCCAGCcagg TGGTGGTCTTCAGGCCCCAGGAGGTGCTGCCTTCCCAGGATTGCTGTCGTTTCCACCCGGAGTTCCTGGTTTTTCCTCCGGCGCCGCTCCAGCAGCTCTCTCAGGCCTCCACAACCCCGCTGTACAGTCAGCTTTGCTGCAG gCTCATTCTGCATCAGCGTTGGAAAGCTTTCCTCCTCAACCTAATGGCTTCACCAGCTACCCTGCAGGATCTCCGTTTACCCCTTCAGCTGCAGGAGCTCCCTTTTCCCTTCAGCCTGGTCTGCACCCACAGCTGGGCTGGCAATAA
- the proser1 gene encoding proline and serine-rich protein 1 isoform X2 — protein MDKKSFDIVLDEIRKCVLTDQRIKAIEQVHGYFSSEQVIDILKYFSWAEPQVKAVKAFQHKMVAIPTTKVANILNTFTFSKDKLMVLELIALNISDAHNYLPVEEQFRTHLAEKKRARRILEQVCKVGCKAPVAIMSSCGMIPGNPYPKGKPSQVTGTFPGLPPRKEGEEASNEGKGIANRIIGPCKPSPSTYNPHRPIPYPIPPCRPHATIAPTYARPANVHISTSGVSATSTISPTSSTTPTPASSQAQPTTPVTPVFPGVVSSQSPVTHSPGPGPTSSVIRSPPLLAGSPQVTPNPSGHSTPTPTGLPSSGRNTPSVIRSHTPSGTPGIPPPPYGTSRSGTPSGIPTSKGAADTSQSLALFSKGFLPSAEPHSTPNSKCSNNSVIRSYTPTGAPAGRSTPMQLMGTLSSGTSMAPCTSSPNSCSGGSQNGAGNPAMYSDQPPSSVVQHSRGSGSGSNSPVPSAFKGPSSRSGTPSLSSLVMPNSGVLARSLGRSHSAASPLGSLVSQSVGSPATSFQGISPFTALSTSSPLTGAQSSMHSSVSSAQSAPSIAYCDPTGASSPFGLGLTTATSMIPGLAPGQSPGFPGFGASGPSAAGSPVLSSFMGLPCASSSVATVAPLQAAAVAAVAGVPSTSPVLPGFASAFSSNFNPTLVGQPGGGLQAPGGAAFPGLLSFPPGVPGFSSGAAPAALSGLHNPAVQSALLQAHSASALESFPPQPNGFTSYPAGSPFTPSAAGAPFSLQPGLHPQLGWQ, from the exons ATGGATAAGAAATCCTTTGACATAGTTTTGGATGAAATCAGAAAG tgtgttttgACTGATCAGAGGATTAAAGCAATAGAGCAGGTGCATGGATACTTCTCCAGTGAACAG GTGATCGACATTCTGAAATACTTCTCCTGGGCAGAGCCTCAGGTGAAGGCAGTGAAAGCATTCCAGCAT AAAATGGTGGCGATCCCGACAACCAAGGTCGCAAACATCTTGAACACGTTCACTTTTTCGAAAGACAAGCTCATGGTGCTGGAGCTGATAGCTCT GAATATTTCCGACGCCCATAATTACTTGCCAGTTGAGGAGCAGTTCCGCACACACTTGGCAGAAAAGAAACGTGCACGACGTATTCTTGAGCAG GTGTGCAAAGTGGGATGTAAAGCCCCAGTGGCAATAATGTCCTCTTGTGGCATGATTCCTGGGAACCCTTATCCTAAAGGCAAACCCAGCCAGGTCACCGGAACCTTCCCT GGATTGCCCCCTagaaaagaaggagaggaagCGAGTAATGAAGGGAAAGGGATTGCAAACCGCATCATCGGACCCTGCAAACCT TCCCCATCGACCTACAACCCACACAGGCCTATACCTTACCCGATTCCTCCCTGCAGGCCGCATGCCACCATTGCACCAA CTTACGCTCGACCTGCCAATGTGCACATTTCTACCTCTGGTGTCTCTGCCACCTCAACCATCTCACCTACCAGTTCGACGACTCCTACCCCCGCCAGTTCCCAGGCTCAACCCACAACTCCAGTCACCCCCGTTTTCCCTGGCGTGGTCTCTTCTCAGAGTCCTGTTACCCATTCTCCTGGCCCTGGCCCCACTTCATCTGTTATCAGAAGCCCTCCTTTACTTGCTGGCTCTCCTCAGGTTACACCCAACCCCAGTGGTCATAGCACCCCAACTCCCACTGGCCTACCATCTTCTGGCAGGAACACTCCTTCAGTTATCCGATCCCACACCCCTTCTGGAACACCAGGCATACCTCCACCACCTTATGGTACATCCCGCTCTGGAACACCTTCAGGCATTCCTACTTCTAAGGGGGCAGCTGATACTTCTCAGAGCCTAGCACTTTTCTCCAAGGGTTTTCTGCCTTCTGCTGAGCCCCACTCAACTCCTAATTCAAAATGCTCTAACAATTCAGTCATTCGCAGTTATACACCTACAGGAGCACCAGCTGGACGTTCCACTCCTATGCAGTTAATGGGTACCTTATCTTCAGGTACCTCAATGGCACCCTGTACATCCAGTCCCAATTCATGTTCTGGTGGATCTCAGAATGGGGCAGGTAACCCTGCAATGTATAGCGACCAGCCCCCAAGCTCAGTGGTCCAGCACAGTAGAGGCAGTGGCAGTGGCAGTAACAGTCCAGTCCCCTCTGCTTTCAAAGGGCCTTCATCCAGGTCGGGCACACCTTCACTAAGCTCACTAGTGATGCCCAACTCTGGTGTTCTGGCTCGCTCACTGGGCCGGAGCCATAGCGCAGCCTCTCCCCTGGGCAGTCTAGTCTCCCAATCTGTAGGCAGTCCTGCCACATCATTTCAAGGCATCTCTCCCTTTACCGCACTGTCCACATCATCACCTCTAACTGGAGCTCAATCCTCCATGCACTCTTCAGTTTCTTCCGCTCAATCAGCGCCTTCCATTGCATACTGTGACCCCACTGGGGCTTCATCACCCTTTGGCCTTGGACTCACCACAGCCACCTCTATGATCCCAGGCCTGGCCCCAGGACAGAGTCCTGGCTTCCCTGGGTTTGGGGCTTCAGGCCCTTCAGCAGCAGGCAGTCCTGTACTTTCGTCCTTTATGGGGCTTCCATGTGCCTCTTCCTCAGTGGCCACAGTGGCTCCTCTTCAAGCTGCTGCAGTGGCCGCAGTGGCCGGTGTCCCCTCCACCTCACCTGTGCTTCCAGGCTTCGCCTCCGCATTTAGTTCTAACTTCAACCCCACTTTGGTGGGCCAGCcagg TGGTGGTCTTCAGGCCCCAGGAGGTGCTGCCTTCCCAGGATTGCTGTCGTTTCCACCCGGAGTTCCTGGTTTTTCCTCCGGCGCCGCTCCAGCAGCTCTCTCAGGCCTCCACAACCCCGCTGTACAGTCAGCTTTGCTGCAG gCTCATTCTGCATCAGCGTTGGAAAGCTTTCCTCCTCAACCTAATGGCTTCACCAGCTACCCTGCAGGATCTCCGTTTACCCCTTCAGCTGCAGGAGCTCCCTTTTCCCTTCAGCCTGGTCTGCACCCACAGCTGGGCTGGCAATAA
- the vps36 gene encoding vacuolar protein-sorting-associated protein 36, with protein sequence MDRFVWTNGLLEMNETLVIQQRSVRIYDGDDKVKLDVGVVLLSTHRLIWRDQKNHECCICIPLSQIIFFEEQAAGIGKSAKIVIHLHPSPANKEPGPYQNSKFSFIKLSFKEHGQIEFYRRLTEEMTQRRWENMPVSQPITTAGLKTGKTRAVGIVGIERKLEEKRKETDKNISEAFEDLNKLMVKAKEMVELSRSIANKIKDKQGDITEDETIRFKSYLLSMGIANPVTRETHGSGTHYHMQLAKQLGNILQAPLEERGGMMALTEVYCLVNRARGMELLSPEDMVNACKLFESLKLPLRLRVFDSGVMVVQLQSHSEEKMIASAIDNVSEKGSLTAEEFAKLLGLSVLLSKERLLLAEKMGHLCRDDSVEGLRFYPNLFSDHQE encoded by the exons ATGGACCGATTCGTGTGGACCAACGGACTCCTTGAGATGAATGAAACTTTAGTAATCCAGCAGAGGAGTGTCAGAATATATGACGGAGACGACAAG GTGAAACTTGATGTAGGCGTGGTCCTCTTGAGCACACATCGATTAATCTGGAGGGATCAAAAAAACCAT GAGTGCTGTATATGTATACCGTTGTCTCAGATCATATTCTTCGAGGAGCAGGCTGCAGGAATTGGAAAGAG TGCCAAGATTGTCATTCACCTGCATCCTTCTCCTGCTAATAAGGAGCCGGGGCCATACCAGAACAGCAAGTTTTCCTTCATTAAATTATCCTTTAAGGAACATGGGCAAATTGAG TTTTACAGACGTCTGACAGAGGAAATGACTCAGAGGAGGTGGGAGAATATGCCAGTATCGCAGCCCATTACCACAGCAGGACTCAAG ACAGGAAAAACACGTGCAGTCGGGATTGTTGGCATCGAGCGGAAGCtggaggagaaaaggaaagagacgGATAAAAATATTTCAGAG GCATTTGAAGATCTCAACAAGCTTATGGTGAAG gCGAAGGAGATGGTGGAGCTTTCCAGATCCATCGCCAACAAAATCAAAGACAAACAGGGGGACATCACTGAGGACGAG ACTATCCGCTTCAAATCGTATTTATTGAGCATGGGCATCGCCAACCCCGTAACCAGGGAAACCCACGGCTCAGGCACACATTACCACATGCAGCTTGCTAAACAGCTGGGAAACATACTGCAGGCACCACTGGAG GAGCGAGGAGGTATGATGGCCCTCACAGAGGTCTACTGTTTGGTGAACCGAGCACGAGGGATGGAG CTTCTTTCTCCTGAGGACATGGTCAATGCTTGCAAATTGTTTGAGTCTCTGAAACTCCCTCTCAG GTTGCGAGTGTTTGACAGCGGCGTAATGGTGGTTCAGCTTCAATCTCACAGCGAAGAAAAGATGATTGCATCTGCTATCGATAAT GTGTCTGAAAAGGGATCCTTGACAGCGGAGGAGTTTGCCAAACTATTGGGACTGTCTGTTCTCCTTTCTAAAGAGAG ACTGCTGCTGGCAGAGAAAATGGGGCACCTATGCAGAGACGACTCTGTGGAAGGCCTGCGCTTTTATCCCAACCTGTTCTCTGATCATCAGGAATAG
- the LOC124393183 gene encoding thrombospondin type-1 domain-containing protein 1, producing MIQGFTPLQFLLLLLLMGFAMAGLRLWSSEHVALSNTSVFITYSADSNMTDSELSIDLVDLDRNLTVLTRPLPFNQSEGVQEFDCTCFLYAGNFIFRLDQIVNQGTVKGTSSWWSPVLRIQWPTFHFGVERANNNQSSGAFQVSVTTNIDFHVCLNSSSSLYLEVSYMEHNQIGKNTIDKVQKRTAHTIQIVKSQYVGLRCASLLTEAGFIQLALKSHHTQQDIKSSGPLYLSRIFSYKLLVENIYKSGCDGTVSVRLLSPPCTVTSGKVLLYKEASAAAEQEKPSQLAFHFLTQGENETEFNCSQFDLGQKKYCFHYAHIYSHSSSLAHTCIIVQRNAVEMWGPWQTWSGCSVTCGDGVRERVRECLLPPGGGMQCTGMVREQSLCSLEDCTDVMTPISVPPPPYVDSILGGKLVVVAGISLCIVGILVTIFITVWKKLCHAPTCSSARPEPMHSSSGRKNSDEASICGHSVQRPSFSESMGATALQKGQTCPVSIRGASDKGVLTCQKSFTLSMPFPQDPERLSPSGQKILPPIFGYRLAQQQLKEMKKIGLKEATQVYHVSQSPVDDIMVEATASTSAGLTPVPQDLESQEEVSIFRKSPFTEPTWPHRNSVTLPDRLSPKRNLIMATPKVVFSDRDQRQERTADWVAMVERNRMGFSKNPNFRRTSSFNESNLQQLAKPQSFRERSMTQVAPRQLPEGSCRTRAWELPIPEQETWSHSKYRIPDSSSDHRQRVWVDMPSVSKSKPSIAHTVTSTPTKNRAMDSNGVGWPPSFGIDRVERAEQNWNRRGPSPIQRNILARKLREANSSTNSHRQRSSTFSSFDHSRSRCQSLPLSADFSSSSYGLTEDEQQMMDISRYLGEEDGTGLTKGLRLT from the exons ATGATACAGGGTTTCACCCCACTCCAATTtctgctcctgctcctccttATGGGATTTG CAATGGCTGGTCTACGTCTGTGGTCCTCGGAACATGTTGCTCTAAGCAACACCAGTGTTTTTATCACTTACAGTGCAGACAGCAACATGACAGACAGTGAACTGTCGATCGATTTGGTCGATCTTGATCGGAATTTGACTGTGCTAACTAGACCTCTGCCATTCAATCAGTCAGAGGGTGTTCAGGAGTTTGACTGCACATGCTTCCTATATGCCGGGAACTTCATTTTCAGATTAGACCAAATAGTCAACCAGGGCACAGTGAAAGGTACCTCCAGCTGGTGGAGCCCAGTACTACGTATCCAGTGGCCTACTTTCCACTTCGGAGTGGAGCGTGCTAACAACAACCAAAGCTCTGGTGCATTCCAGGTTTCTGTAACTACCAACATTGACTTTCATGTCTGCCTGAACAGCAGCTCATCTCTCTACCTTGAGGTCAGCTACATGGAGCACAACCAGATTGGGAAGAATACTATCGACAAGGTGCAGAAACGAACGGCACACACTATCCAGATCGTGAAGTCCCAGTACGTGGGTCTCAGGTGTGCTTCCCTGCTGACTGAGGCTGGCTTTATCCAGTTAGCTCTCAAGTCCCATCACACCCAACAAGACATCAAATCCTCAGGACCACTCTATCTGTCTCGCATCTTCTCCTACAAGCTTCTGGTTGAGAACATCTACAAAAGTGGATGTGATGGAACAGTGTCTGTCCGCCTGCTTTCTCCACCCTGCACAGTCACTTCAGGGAAAGTGTTGCTGTATAAAGAGGCCAGTGCAGCTGCAGAGCAGGAAAAGCCCTCTCAGCTTGCATTTCACTTTCTCACCCAAGGGGAGAATGAGACAGAGTTTAATTGCTCCCAGTTTGATCTTGGACAGAAAAAGTATTGCTTTCATTATGCTCATATTTACAGTCACTCCTCAAGTTTGGCACACACGTGCATCATTGTGCAAAGAAATGCTG TGGAGATGTGGGGGCCGTGGCAAACTTGGAGTGGGTGCAGTGTAACCTGTGGCGATGGCGTGCGAGAGCGTGTGCGTGAGTGTCTTCTGCCCCCTGGTGGTGGGATGCAGTGCACTGGCATGGTGAGAGAGCAGTCACTTTGCTCCCTGGAGGACTGTACTG ATGTAATGACTCCTATTTCTGTCCCACCTCCTCCATATGTGGACTCTATTCTTGGAGGAAAACTGGTAGTGGTGGCTGGTATCTCCCTTTGTATAGTTGGAATCCTGGTCACAATCTTCATCACAGTGTGGAAAAAACTGTGCCATGCACCAACGTGTAGCTCAGCACGGCCCGAGCCTATGCATTCTTCTAGTGGACGCAAGAATTCAGACGAGGCTTCTATTTGTGGACACAGCGTGCAGAGGCCTAGTTTCTCAGAAAGTATGGGGGCAACTGCACTTCAAAAAGGCCAAACATGCCCTGTGTCTATTCGGGGAGCATCAGACAAGGGGGTATTGACCTGTCAAAAGAGTTTCACTCTCTCCATGCCATTCCCTCAGGATCCTGAGCGGCTTTCCCCCTCTGGTCAAAAGATTCTACCTCCCATTTTTGGGTATCGTTTGGCACAGCAGCAGCTTAAGGAAATGAAGAAGATAGGACTTAAAGAGGCCACACAAGTCTATCATGTCTCCCAGAGTCCTGTTGATGACATCATGGTGGAGGCCACAGCCTCTACATCTGCTGGACTTACACCAGTGCCTCAGGACCTAGAAAGTCAAGAAGAAGTCAGTATCTTTCGCAAATCCCCATTCACAGAGCCAACATGGCCTCACAGAAACTCCGTCACACTGCCTGATAGACTGAGCCCCAAGCGGAATCTGATAATGGCCACACCAAAAGTTGTTTTTAGTGATCGGGACCAGCGGCAAGAACGAACTGCAGACTGGGTTGCAATGGTGGAACGAAACAGAATGGGCTTTTCTAAGAATCCAAACTTCCGGAGGACATCTAGCTTCAACGAGAGCAACCTGCAGCAGTTAGCTAAGCCACAGTCTTTCAGGGAGCGGAGCATGACACAGGTGGCTCCCCGACAGCTCCCAGAGGGCAGCTGTAGAACTAGAGCCTGGGAGCTTCCAATTCCTGAGCAGGAGACATGGTCTCATAGTAAATATAGGATACCTGACAGCTCTAGTGACCACAGGCAGCGAGTTTGGGTAGATATGCCTTCCGTCTCAAAATCCAAACCCTCTATTGCTCATACAGTCACTTCAACACCAACAAAAAATCGTGCAATGGACAGTAACGGAGTGGGCTGGCCCCCATCTTTTGGGATCGATCGAGTTGAAAGGGCAGAGCAAAACTGGAACAGAAGAGGTCCATCACCCATCCAGAGAAACATTTTGGCCAGAAAGTTGCGAGAAGCCAATTCATCAACTAACTCTCATAGACAGAGAAGTTCCACTTTCTCTAGTTTTGATCATAGCAGGAGCAGATGTCAAAGCCTCCCACTCTCTGCTGACTTCAGCAGCTCTTCCTATGGACTGACTGAGGATGAGCAGCAAATGATGGACATTTCTAGATATCTGGGAGAGGAGGATGGGACGGGATTAACTAAAGGCCTCAGACTCACCTGA
- the fgl1b gene encoding fibrinogen like 1B isoform X2 has protein sequence MMMSHLQTEDECPFEVLELKKSIQKLNQELIFWDWKLTHLRTHRRFRPAVESKQDNETLPTLPSTGGNLLVHDRDCSELFDRLRPESGFYRIRPDTTLEPFLVYCDMEDGGGWTVVQKRRNGKVDFNRDWDQYKNGFGHFKSSKDEFWLGNDHIHNLLNRGQKVMKIDLMDWNGEKTYVMYDNFRVADEKDKYRLYFGMYSGRAGDALSGGSNMVEQWSASHSGMPFSTKDQDNDRYLQGNCAVENKGGWWYNRCHAANLNGKFYRGGKYTAKHDNGVVWSTWRGIWYSIRHTSMKVRPTAFMDSLGSGAGPDS, from the exons ATGATGATGAGTCATTTGCAA ACAGAGGATGAATGCCCTTTTGAAGTGTTGGAGCTGAAAAAGAGCATCCAGAAACTTAATCAAGAGCTGATCTTTTGGGACTGGAAACTGACGCACCTGCGTACGCACCGCCGCTTCAGACCGGCTGTTGAATCAAAACAGGACAACGAGACCTTACCAACTCTGCCAAGTACTGGGGGGAACCTGCTTGTTCATGACAGAG ACTGTTCTGAGCTGTTTGACAGACTCAGACCTGAGAGTGGGTTCTACCGGATTAGACCAGATACAACTCTTGAGCCTTTCCTTGTGTACTGTGACATGGAAGATGGAGGAGGGTGGACCGTGGTACAGAAACGGCGCAATGGTAAAGTGGATTTCAACAG AGACTGGGACCAGTATAAAAATGGGTTTGGTCATTTCAAATCAAGTAAAGATGAGTTCTGGCTGGGCAACGATCATATTCACAACTTGCTTAACAGAG GACAAAAAGTAATGAAGATTGATTTGATGGACTGGAATGGAGAAAAAACATATGTGATGTATGACAATTTCCGAGTGGCAGATGAAAAG GATAAGTACAGGCTATACTTTGGAATGTACAGTGGCCGGGCTGGAGATGCCTTGTCTGGTGGGAGTAATATGGTGGAGCAATGGTCTGCCTCACACAGCGGCATGCCGTTTAGCACCAAAGACCAGGACAATGACCGCTACCTACAAGGAAACTGTGCTGTAGAGAACAAGGGAGGCTGGTGGTACAACAG GTGCCATGCTGCCAACTTGAATGGAAAGTTTTACAGAGGAGGAAAGTACACAGCAAAACATGACAATGGAGTTGTCTGGAGCACCTGGCGAGGTATCTGGTATTCCATCAGACACACAAGCATGAAAGTGCGACCAACAGCATTTATGGACAGCCTGGGGAGTGGAGCAGGACCTGACAGCTAA
- the fgl1b gene encoding fibrinogen like 1B isoform X1, which yields MSGVFPLLLVVFFRTLQSAGSTEDECPFEVLELKKSIQKLNQELIFWDWKLTHLRTHRRFRPAVESKQDNETLPTLPSTGGNLLVHDRDCSELFDRLRPESGFYRIRPDTTLEPFLVYCDMEDGGGWTVVQKRRNGKVDFNRDWDQYKNGFGHFKSSKDEFWLGNDHIHNLLNRGQKVMKIDLMDWNGEKTYVMYDNFRVADEKDKYRLYFGMYSGRAGDALSGGSNMVEQWSASHSGMPFSTKDQDNDRYLQGNCAVENKGGWWYNRCHAANLNGKFYRGGKYTAKHDNGVVWSTWRGIWYSIRHTSMKVRPTAFMDSLGSGAGPDS from the exons ATGTCAGGGGTGTTTCCTCTTCTGTTGGTGGTGTTCTTCAGAACTCTGCAATCAGCAGGCTCG ACAGAGGATGAATGCCCTTTTGAAGTGTTGGAGCTGAAAAAGAGCATCCAGAAACTTAATCAAGAGCTGATCTTTTGGGACTGGAAACTGACGCACCTGCGTACGCACCGCCGCTTCAGACCGGCTGTTGAATCAAAACAGGACAACGAGACCTTACCAACTCTGCCAAGTACTGGGGGGAACCTGCTTGTTCATGACAGAG ACTGTTCTGAGCTGTTTGACAGACTCAGACCTGAGAGTGGGTTCTACCGGATTAGACCAGATACAACTCTTGAGCCTTTCCTTGTGTACTGTGACATGGAAGATGGAGGAGGGTGGACCGTGGTACAGAAACGGCGCAATGGTAAAGTGGATTTCAACAG AGACTGGGACCAGTATAAAAATGGGTTTGGTCATTTCAAATCAAGTAAAGATGAGTTCTGGCTGGGCAACGATCATATTCACAACTTGCTTAACAGAG GACAAAAAGTAATGAAGATTGATTTGATGGACTGGAATGGAGAAAAAACATATGTGATGTATGACAATTTCCGAGTGGCAGATGAAAAG GATAAGTACAGGCTATACTTTGGAATGTACAGTGGCCGGGCTGGAGATGCCTTGTCTGGTGGGAGTAATATGGTGGAGCAATGGTCTGCCTCACACAGCGGCATGCCGTTTAGCACCAAAGACCAGGACAATGACCGCTACCTACAAGGAAACTGTGCTGTAGAGAACAAGGGAGGCTGGTGGTACAACAG GTGCCATGCTGCCAACTTGAATGGAAAGTTTTACAGAGGAGGAAAGTACACAGCAAAACATGACAATGGAGTTGTCTGGAGCACCTGGCGAGGTATCTGGTATTCCATCAGACACACAAGCATGAAAGTGCGACCAACAGCATTTATGGACAGCCTGGGGAGTGGAGCAGGACCTGACAGCTAA